Proteins encoded within one genomic window of Streptomyces sp. NBC_00523:
- a CDS encoding N-acetylglucosamine kinase: MGVNGYVLAIDAGNSKTDVALIGADGTVLSTARGGGFQPPLAGVETAVDVLGAAVERAFTEAGADAGQVAHVSACLANADLPVEEEQLTVALAARGWGRTVEVRNDTFAILRAGVDEPLGVAVVCGAGINCVGMVPDGRTARFPAIGRISGDWGGGSGLSEEALWFAARAEDGRGEPTELARTLPAHFGLDSMYALIEALHLGRIAPERRHELAPVLFATGAAGDPVARALVDRLAEEVVALASVALTRLGLLDEEAPVLLGGSVLAARHPQLDDRVRELLAARAPKAVVRVVQESPVLGAGLLGLDHTGAAPGVYARLRAQYA; encoded by the coding sequence GTGGGCGTGAACGGTTACGTCCTCGCGATCGACGCGGGGAACAGCAAGACCGATGTGGCCCTCATCGGTGCGGACGGCACGGTGCTGTCCACGGCCAGGGGCGGCGGGTTCCAGCCGCCGCTGGCCGGAGTGGAGACGGCCGTCGACGTGCTCGGCGCGGCGGTGGAGCGGGCGTTCACCGAGGCCGGGGCGGACGCCGGGCAGGTCGCCCACGTGTCCGCCTGCCTCGCCAACGCGGACCTGCCGGTCGAGGAGGAGCAGCTGACGGTGGCGCTGGCCGCGCGCGGCTGGGGCCGGACCGTCGAGGTGCGCAACGACACCTTCGCGATCCTGCGGGCCGGGGTGGACGAGCCGCTCGGCGTGGCCGTGGTCTGCGGCGCGGGCATCAACTGCGTCGGCATGGTCCCGGACGGCCGCACCGCCCGCTTCCCGGCGATCGGGCGGATCTCCGGTGACTGGGGCGGCGGTTCGGGCCTGTCCGAGGAGGCGCTGTGGTTCGCCGCGCGCGCCGAGGACGGCCGGGGCGAGCCGACCGAGCTGGCCCGGACGCTCCCCGCGCACTTCGGGCTCGACTCGATGTACGCGCTGATCGAGGCGCTGCACCTGGGCCGCATCGCACCGGAGCGCCGCCACGAGCTGGCCCCGGTGCTCTTCGCGACGGGCGCCGCCGGCGACCCGGTGGCGCGGGCCCTGGTGGACCGGCTGGCCGAGGAGGTCGTGGCGCTGGCCTCGGTCGCGCTGACCCGCCTCGGGCTGCTGGACGAGGAGGCGCCGGTGCTGCTCGGCGGCAGCGTTCTGGCGGCGCGCCATCCGCAGCTGGACGACCGCGTCCGCGAACTCCTCGCGGCGCGGGCCCCGAAGGCCGTGGTGCGCGTGGTGCAGGAGTCGCCGGTCCTCGGCGCCGGGCTCCTGGGCCTGGACCACACGGGAGCGGCGCCCGGGGTGTACGCGCGGCTGCGGGCGCAGTACGCCTGA
- a CDS encoding glutamate ABC transporter substrate-binding protein, giving the protein MAAACALTAALTLLPLSHPGDDVFGPQVTGPGAAHALQAKADGCTDPEASLRPGKADGDAVRKIKERGKLIAGVDQNSFQWGFRNPETGDLEGFDIDLVRALAKDILGDGDKVIFRAIPTNQRIAALENDKVDVVVRTMTVNCARLKQVSFSTAYFQAGQQVLAAKEDHSITGFNSTLAGKRICTAEGSTAYEALEKESFGSVFKDEHDGTPADEDRLTVPNQLDCLVRLQLGEVDAVVTDNALAAGQAAQDPAVELKGDPFTTEYYGVATKKGADDLVSRVNKVLVDYRAGGADSLWMKSYRAWLQDGLPGVQAPPEPKYRD; this is encoded by the coding sequence ATGGCCGCCGCCTGCGCGCTGACCGCGGCGCTGACCCTGCTGCCCCTCTCCCACCCGGGCGACGACGTGTTCGGCCCCCAGGTGACGGGGCCCGGCGCGGCGCACGCCCTCCAGGCGAAGGCCGACGGCTGCACGGACCCGGAGGCGAGCCTCCGGCCGGGCAAGGCGGACGGGGACGCGGTCCGCAAGATCAAGGAGCGCGGCAAGCTCATCGCGGGCGTCGACCAGAACAGCTTCCAGTGGGGCTTCCGCAATCCGGAGACCGGGGACCTCGAAGGCTTCGACATCGACCTGGTCCGGGCCCTAGCCAAGGACATCCTCGGTGACGGCGACAAGGTGATCTTCCGGGCCATCCCGACCAACCAGCGCATCGCCGCGCTGGAGAACGACAAGGTCGACGTGGTCGTGCGGACGATGACGGTCAACTGCGCCCGGCTGAAGCAGGTCTCGTTCTCCACGGCCTACTTCCAGGCCGGACAGCAGGTCCTCGCCGCGAAGGAGGACCACTCCATCACCGGTTTCAACTCCACGCTGGCCGGCAAGCGCATCTGCACCGCCGAGGGTTCGACGGCGTACGAGGCGCTGGAGAAGGAGTCGTTCGGCTCGGTCTTCAAGGACGAGCACGACGGCACCCCGGCCGACGAGGACCGGCTGACCGTCCCCAACCAGCTGGACTGCCTGGTACGGCTCCAGCTGGGCGAGGTCGACGCGGTCGTCACGGACAACGCGCTGGCCGCGGGCCAGGCCGCGCAGGACCCGGCGGTCGAGCTCAAGGGTGACCCGTTCACCACCGAGTACTACGGCGTGGCCACGAAGAAGGGCGCGGACGACCTGGTGTCCCGGGTCAACAAGGTCCTGGTCGACTACCGGGCCGGCGGCGCGGACAGCCTCTGGATGAAGTCGTACCGCGCCTGGCTCCAGGACGGCCTGCCGGGGGTCCAGGCCCCGCCGGAGCCGAAGTACCGGGACTAG
- a CDS encoding tetratricopeptide repeat protein: MRSSAKSTNASGRNRLGAGLVQVPDVPRPDPRTAVMENPEVPERKRFCSRSDCGAPVGRSRGDRPGRTEGFCTKCGHPYSFVPKLEAGDVVHGQYEVAGCLAHGGLGWVYLAVDKAVSDRWVVLKGLLDTGDQDAMAAAISERRFLAEIEHSNIVRIYNFVEHLDQRTGSLDGYIVMEYVGGKSLKEIANERRTPAGKRDPLPVEQACAFGIEALEALGHLHSRNLLYCDFKVDNAIQTEDQLKLIDMGAVRRMDDEESAIYGTVGYQAPEVAEVGPSVASDLYTVARTLAVLTFDFQGYTNVFVDSLPDPDNIEVFRSYESFYRLLVRATDPDPARRFASAAEMAEQLTGVLREVVSLQSGRPRPALSTLFGAELRVTDTELFADGTGEVSRLGARTDAASGGRSGRRRGGAAAPAPAAATPPGGIPGALPAGPPPASPTGAAPVPSAATHVRTPGGAGTGPGPLPYAPAASVPAPRSPVPSPGAAPVPAGSGAPRLAGLDVRGTSLALPVPRVDASDPNAGFLAGVMASAPAELIAALQAVPAASLETRLRELRARLEMGDLAAAAQTLAELEGQHADDWRVVWYRGLTSLVAGDKENAALSFDAVYDAFPGEPAPKLALGICAEVLGQLDNAAEYYRLVWLTDPSFVSAAFGLARVQIAAGDRSSAVRTLESVPEASIHYTAARIAAVRARLRERAPDEPLMADLTAASAQVSALSGLGLDAVRRERLSTEVLGTALDWVLSGSPSGPQPAGPHGPGTLLGSELDERGLRFGLERAYRMLARLAEPGAERIELVERANRFRPRTWV, translated from the coding sequence GTGCGCTCCTCCGCCAAGTCGACCAACGCCTCGGGCCGCAACCGGCTGGGCGCGGGTCTGGTGCAGGTGCCGGACGTACCGCGGCCCGATCCGCGTACGGCCGTGATGGAGAACCCGGAGGTGCCCGAGCGCAAGCGGTTCTGCTCGCGCTCCGACTGCGGGGCGCCGGTGGGCCGGTCCCGGGGCGACCGGCCGGGCCGCACCGAGGGGTTCTGCACCAAGTGCGGCCACCCGTACTCCTTCGTGCCGAAGCTGGAGGCGGGCGACGTCGTCCACGGGCAGTACGAGGTCGCGGGCTGTCTGGCGCACGGCGGGCTCGGCTGGGTCTACCTCGCGGTGGACAAGGCGGTCTCGGACCGCTGGGTGGTGCTCAAGGGCCTGCTCGACACGGGTGACCAGGACGCGATGGCGGCGGCGATCTCGGAGCGGCGGTTCCTCGCGGAGATCGAGCACTCCAACATCGTCCGGATCTACAACTTCGTGGAGCACCTGGACCAGCGGACCGGTTCGCTCGACGGCTACATCGTCATGGAGTACGTCGGCGGCAAGTCGCTCAAGGAGATCGCCAACGAGCGCCGCACACCGGCCGGGAAGCGCGATCCGCTGCCGGTCGAGCAGGCGTGCGCGTTCGGCATCGAGGCCCTGGAGGCGCTGGGTCACCTGCACAGCCGCAATCTGCTGTACTGCGACTTCAAGGTCGACAACGCGATCCAGACCGAGGACCAGCTGAAGCTGATCGACATGGGCGCGGTCCGCCGGATGGACGACGAGGAGTCGGCGATCTACGGGACCGTCGGCTACCAGGCGCCCGAGGTCGCGGAGGTGGGCCCGTCGGTCGCCTCCGACCTGTACACGGTGGCGCGCACGCTCGCGGTGCTCACCTTCGACTTCCAGGGGTACACGAACGTCTTCGTGGACTCGCTGCCGGACCCGGACAACATCGAGGTGTTCCGGAGCTACGAGTCGTTCTACCGGCTCCTGGTCCGCGCCACCGACCCCGACCCGGCCCGCCGGTTCGCCTCGGCGGCGGAGATGGCCGAGCAGCTGACGGGCGTGCTGCGCGAGGTGGTCTCGCTCCAGTCGGGGCGCCCGCGCCCGGCGCTGTCCACGCTGTTCGGGGCGGAGCTGCGGGTCACCGACACGGAGCTGTTCGCGGACGGGACGGGCGAGGTGTCGCGCCTGGGCGCGCGGACCGACGCCGCGTCCGGGGGCCGCTCCGGCCGCCGCCGCGGCGGTGCGGCCGCCCCGGCGCCCGCCGCCGCCACCCCGCCCGGTGGGATACCGGGGGCGCTGCCCGCCGGGCCGCCTCCCGCCTCGCCGACAGGCGCGGCACCGGTGCCCTCGGCCGCCACCCATGTCCGTACGCCGGGCGGGGCGGGCACCGGCCCGGGCCCCCTGCCGTACGCGCCCGCCGCGAGCGTCCCCGCTCCGCGCAGCCCGGTCCCCTCCCCCGGTGCCGCTCCGGTGCCGGCGGGCTCCGGGGCGCCCCGGCTGGCCGGGCTCGACGTGCGCGGGACCTCGCTCGCGCTGCCCGTGCCCCGGGTGGACGCGAGCGACCCGAACGCGGGGTTCCTGGCGGGGGTGATGGCCTCGGCGCCCGCCGAGCTGATCGCCGCGTTGCAGGCGGTGCCGGCCGCGTCGCTGGAGACCCGGCTGCGCGAGCTGCGCGCCCGCCTGGAGATGGGCGACCTCGCCGCCGCCGCGCAGACCCTGGCCGAGCTGGAGGGGCAGCACGCCGACGACTGGCGCGTCGTCTGGTACCGGGGCCTCACCTCGCTGGTGGCCGGTGACAAGGAGAACGCCGCGCTGTCGTTCGACGCGGTGTACGACGCCTTCCCCGGGGAGCCCGCGCCGAAGCTGGCCCTCGGCATCTGCGCGGAGGTCCTGGGGCAGCTGGACAACGCCGCCGAGTACTACCGGCTGGTGTGGCTGACCGACCCGAGCTTCGTGAGCGCGGCCTTCGGTCTGGCCCGGGTGCAGATCGCGGCCGGTGACCGGAGTTCGGCCGTCCGGACGCTGGAGTCGGTGCCGGAGGCGTCGATCCACTACACGGCGGCCCGGATCGCCGCCGTCCGGGCCCGGTTGCGTGAACGGGCCCCGGACGAGCCGCTGATGGCGGACCTGACGGCCGCCTCGGCCCAGGTGTCGGCCCTCTCGGGGCTGGGGCTCGACGCGGTCCGGCGGGAACGCCTCTCGACGGAGGTGCTCGGTACGGCGCTGGACTGGGTACTCTCCGGTAGCCCTTCGGGCCCGCAGCCCGCCGGGCCGCACGGCCCGGGGACGCTGCTCGGCAGCGAGCTGGACGAGCGCGGACTGCGGTTCGGCCTGGAGCGTGCGTACCGGATGCTCGCCCGGCTCGCGGAGCCCGGGGCCGAGAGGATCGAACTGGTGGAGCGGGCCAACCGCTTCCGCCCCCGAACGTGGGTGTGA
- a CDS encoding PP2C family protein-serine/threonine phosphatase has product MSQNHQETVLPRCPGCEEPLEQGDLFCGACGYDLSAVPEPPLDRPTVAIATPAAAADPASGARYDGPGASGDFELAAPGAAPDPRAVPEPAQAPAPAPAPAAGGKVCVACRAGRVDGDGYCENCGHAQPRERDHMERELGAVAAVSDRGLRHHRNEDSFAVSTTALPDGSPAVVAIVCDGVSSASRPDEASAAAASTANESLLASLPRGTHPQQAMHEAIVAAAESVNRLAEQAGQEREQHRHQNAPACTLVGAVVAAGLLVVGWVGDSRVYWVPEDRSTAPARLTEDDSWAAQMVATGLMNEAEAYADERAHAITGWLGADAYELEPHTASFKPDRPGLVVVCTDGLWNYAESAAEMAAAVPEDAYARPLHGAQVLVGHALDGGGHDNVTVALLPFAVSPQGGA; this is encoded by the coding sequence ATGTCGCAGAACCACCAGGAGACCGTCTTGCCGAGGTGCCCCGGCTGCGAGGAGCCGCTGGAGCAGGGCGACCTGTTCTGCGGCGCCTGCGGGTACGACCTGTCGGCCGTGCCCGAGCCGCCCCTCGACCGCCCGACGGTCGCCATCGCCACCCCGGCGGCGGCCGCGGACCCGGCGTCCGGGGCCCGTTACGACGGGCCGGGCGCCTCCGGCGACTTCGAGCTGGCCGCCCCGGGCGCGGCGCCCGATCCCCGTGCGGTCCCGGAGCCCGCGCAGGCTCCCGCGCCCGCCCCGGCCCCGGCGGCCGGCGGCAAGGTGTGCGTGGCCTGCCGGGCCGGGCGGGTCGACGGCGACGGCTACTGCGAGAACTGCGGCCACGCCCAGCCGCGCGAGCGCGACCACATGGAGCGGGAGCTCGGCGCGGTCGCCGCGGTGAGCGACCGGGGGCTGCGCCACCACCGCAACGAGGACTCGTTCGCGGTGTCCACGACGGCCCTGCCGGACGGCTCCCCGGCCGTCGTGGCGATCGTCTGCGACGGGGTGTCCTCGGCCAGCCGGCCCGACGAGGCGTCGGCGGCGGCGGCGAGCACGGCCAACGAGTCCCTGCTGGCGTCGCTGCCGCGCGGCACGCATCCGCAGCAGGCGATGCACGAGGCGATCGTGGCGGCGGCGGAGTCGGTCAACCGGCTGGCCGAGCAGGCCGGTCAGGAGCGCGAGCAGCACCGCCACCAGAACGCCCCGGCGTGCACCCTGGTCGGCGCGGTCGTGGCGGCCGGGCTGCTCGTCGTCGGCTGGGTCGGCGACAGCCGCGTGTACTGGGTGCCCGAGGACCGCTCCACCGCGCCCGCCCGGCTCACCGAGGACGACTCGTGGGCCGCGCAGATGGTGGCGACGGGCCTGATGAACGAGGCGGAGGCGTACGCGGACGAGCGCGCCCACGCCATCACGGGCTGGCTCGGCGCGGACGCGTACGAACTGGAGCCGCACACCGCCTCGTTCAAACCGGACCGTCCTGGCCTGGTGGTGGTCTGCACGGACGGCCTGTGGAACTACGCGGAGTCCGCCGCCGAGATGGCCGCCGCGGTGCCCGAGGACGCGTACGCCCGCCCGCTGCACGGCGCCCAGGTCCTGGTCGGCCACGCCCTGGACGGCGGCGGCCACGACAACGTAACAGTGGCGCTGCTGCCGTTCGCCGTGTCACCGCAAGGGGGTGCCTGA
- a CDS encoding vWA domain-containing protein: MANFSKSNVPQFSVEVYQNEYLPEGGREVNGIITVTSTGGGTTGGVPLPGRATGAAVVIMVDCSGSMDYPPTKMRNARDATAAAVDTLRDGTSFAVVAGTHVAKEVYPGNGRLAVADPRTRAEARQALRRLSAGGGTAIGTWLRLADRLLGAADVDIRHGILLTDGRNEHESPEDLRAALDACAGRFTCDARGVGTDWEVKEVTGIASALLGTADIVADPAGLAADFTQMMENAMGKEVADVALRLWTPVGVEIQFVKQVAPTVADLTARRTEAGPRAGDYPTGSWGDESRDYHVCVRVPEAGIGQEMLAARVSLILPDPSGGAPQTLSQGLVRAVWTDDMVASTSINPQVAHYTGQAELAQVIQQGLDARKSGDFDGATAKLGRAVQLASASGNEDTAKLLSKVVDVVDAATGTVRLKAKVAEADEMTLETRSTKTVRVKK, translated from the coding sequence ATGGCCAACTTCTCCAAGTCGAACGTGCCGCAGTTCTCCGTCGAGGTGTACCAGAACGAGTACCTGCCCGAGGGCGGCCGCGAGGTCAACGGCATCATCACGGTCACCTCGACCGGGGGCGGCACCACCGGGGGCGTACCGCTGCCGGGGCGTGCCACCGGGGCCGCCGTGGTGATCATGGTGGACTGCTCGGGTTCGATGGACTACCCGCCGACCAAGATGCGCAACGCCCGCGACGCGACGGCGGCGGCCGTGGACACCCTGCGCGACGGCACCTCGTTCGCCGTGGTCGCCGGGACGCACGTGGCCAAGGAGGTCTACCCGGGCAACGGCCGGCTCGCGGTCGCCGACCCGCGGACCCGGGCCGAGGCCAGGCAGGCCCTGCGCCGGCTGAGCGCGGGCGGCGGTACGGCGATCGGGACCTGGCTGCGGCTGGCGGACCGGCTGCTCGGCGCGGCGGACGTGGACATCCGGCACGGCATCCTGCTCACCGACGGGCGCAACGAGCACGAGTCGCCCGAGGACCTGCGCGCGGCGCTGGACGCCTGCGCGGGCCGGTTCACCTGTGACGCCCGCGGGGTCGGCACCGACTGGGAGGTGAAAGAGGTCACAGGGATCGCCTCGGCGCTCCTCGGCACCGCCGACATCGTCGCCGACCCGGCCGGGCTCGCGGCGGACTTCACGCAGATGATGGAGAACGCCATGGGCAAGGAGGTCGCGGACGTGGCGCTGCGGCTGTGGACCCCGGTCGGCGTGGAGATCCAGTTCGTGAAGCAGGTGGCGCCGACGGTCGCCGACCTGACCGCCCGGCGCACCGAGGCGGGCCCCCGCGCCGGGGACTACCCGACCGGTTCCTGGGGCGACGAGTCCCGCGACTACCACGTGTGCGTCCGGGTGCCGGAGGCCGGCATCGGGCAGGAGATGCTCGCCGCCCGGGTCTCGCTGATCCTTCCGGACCCGTCGGGCGGGGCGCCGCAGACGCTCTCGCAGGGGCTGGTACGGGCCGTGTGGACGGACGACATGGTGGCGTCGACCTCCATCAACCCGCAGGTGGCGCACTACACGGGCCAGGCCGAACTGGCACAAGTCATCCAGCAGGGGCTCGATGCCCGCAAGTCGGGAGACTTCGACGGTGCCACGGCCAAACTGGGCCGAGCGGTGCAGTTGGCATCGGCGTCCGGGAACGAGGACACTGCGAAACTGCTTTCGAAGGTGGTAGACGTGGTCGATGCGGCGACGGGTACTGTGCGACTGAAGGCGAAGGTCGCGGAAGCGGACGAGATGACTCTCGAGACACGCTCCACGAAGACGGTCCGCGTCAAGAAATAA
- a CDS encoding FHA domain-containing protein gives MPTCPNGHQSGSEDWCEVCGHRMTGAGAPAGAVPPPPPPPPAHGYGYPRPHDPDATAQAELCPQCRTPREAMAPYCEECRWNFLTNTATSYTPLAPRHNLPGDPGPGGNRPQGFPAQQPPGPPQSRDPFDYQSSRPSQVNRSAEPLSTGPGQSGHQGQGGQGQGQPPFGQGPQGGPPPFGQGGPGQQGPGPQGPGPQGPGPQGPGPGPQGPPPPPPYQQGPQGGPQSSPPPFQQQGAPPAFQQQTAPPPAPPRTDGDDWLLSPPSRPAPPPGPGPQPSFPGQQGPGPQGPGPQGPGQHGPGPQHGGPGQHGGPGQHGGPGPGQHGDPGPQHGPGPGRPLSNNWTAFIAPDREYFLAMMQRSGPEATGLNLPAYSPEQQLALTGGQITIGRRRHSTGESPDIDLSVPPEDPGVSHQHAVLVQQPDGSWAVVDQNSTNGTTVNGSEEPIQPYVPVPLQDGDQVHVGAWTTITVRRD, from the coding sequence ATGCCGACCTGCCCGAACGGACACCAGTCGGGTTCCGAGGACTGGTGCGAGGTCTGCGGCCACCGCATGACCGGGGCGGGCGCGCCTGCGGGTGCGGTCCCCCCGCCGCCTCCTCCGCCGCCCGCACACGGTTACGGATATCCCCGGCCGCACGACCCGGACGCGACCGCCCAGGCCGAGCTGTGTCCGCAGTGCCGCACGCCGCGCGAGGCGATGGCGCCGTACTGCGAGGAGTGCCGCTGGAACTTCCTCACGAACACGGCGACGTCCTACACCCCGCTGGCTCCCCGGCACAACCTCCCGGGCGACCCCGGCCCCGGCGGCAACCGGCCGCAGGGCTTCCCGGCGCAGCAGCCGCCCGGTCCGCCGCAGTCGCGCGACCCCTTCGACTACCAGAGCTCCCGCCCCTCGCAGGTGAACCGGTCCGCCGAGCCCCTGTCCACGGGCCCGGGCCAGTCCGGCCATCAGGGCCAGGGCGGCCAGGGCCAGGGGCAGCCGCCCTTCGGCCAGGGTCCGCAGGGCGGCCCGCCGCCGTTCGGCCAGGGCGGCCCCGGTCAGCAGGGGCCAGGTCCTCAGGGCCCCGGCCCGCAGGGTCCCGGCCCGCAGGGTCCCGGCCCCGGTCCGCAGGGGCCGCCGCCCCCGCCCCCGTACCAGCAGGGTCCGCAGGGCGGCCCGCAGAGCTCGCCGCCGCCGTTCCAGCAGCAGGGCGCGCCGCCCGCCTTCCAGCAGCAGACGGCACCCCCGCCGGCCCCGCCGCGCACCGACGGCGACGACTGGCTGCTGTCCCCGCCCTCGCGGCCCGCACCCCCGCCGGGCCCGGGCCCGCAGCCGTCGTTCCCGGGGCAGCAGGGTCCCGGTCCGCAGGGGCCTGGTCCGCAGGGTCCCGGACAGCACGGCCCGGGCCCGCAGCACGGCGGTCCCGGACAGCACGGCGGTCCCGGACAGCACGGCGGTCCCGGTCCCGGACAGCACGGAGACCCCGGTCCGCAGCACGGTCCCGGGCCCGGCCGGCCGCTGTCCAACAACTGGACCGCGTTCATCGCGCCCGACCGTGAGTACTTCCTGGCGATGATGCAGCGCAGCGGCCCCGAGGCGACCGGGCTGAATCTGCCCGCGTACTCCCCGGAGCAGCAGCTCGCGCTCACCGGCGGGCAGATCACGATCGGCCGGCGCCGGCACAGCACGGGCGAGTCCCCGGACATCGACCTGTCGGTGCCGCCGGAGGACCCGGGCGTCTCGCACCAGCACGCCGTGCTGGTGCAGCAGCCGGACGGCAGCTGGGCCGTGGTGGACCAGAACTCCACCAACGGCACGACGGTCAACGGCTCCGAGGAGCCGATCCAGCCCTACGTCCCCGTGCCGCTCCAGGACGGCGACCAGGTGCACGTCGGGGCGTGGACGACGATCACGGTCCGCCGGGACTGA
- a CDS encoding MarR family winged helix-turn-helix transcriptional regulator: MGIATALVRSAFLVNAVYADSGREHGITAQQGQLLCVLMVKPYGMRELGAVLGLAKSSLTGLVDRCVQRGLVRREADPEDGRAVRVAPTEAGSELAEVFYAETCRRVEALAEGLDAADREQLTALLGRLVLENKVPMVFRESCENAPAATPGC; this comes from the coding sequence ATGGGGATCGCCACCGCATTGGTGCGCTCCGCATTCCTGGTGAATGCCGTGTACGCCGATTCCGGCCGCGAACACGGCATCACCGCCCAGCAGGGCCAGCTGCTCTGCGTGCTGATGGTGAAGCCGTACGGCATGCGCGAGCTGGGCGCCGTACTGGGTCTGGCGAAGTCCAGCCTCACCGGCCTCGTGGACCGGTGCGTGCAGCGCGGCCTGGTGCGCCGGGAGGCCGACCCGGAGGACGGGCGCGCGGTGCGGGTCGCCCCGACCGAGGCCGGGAGCGAGCTCGCCGAGGTGTTCTACGCGGAGACCTGCCGGCGCGTCGAGGCCCTGGCGGAAGGGCTCGACGCGGCCGACCGCGAGCAGCTGACCGCACTCCTGGGCCGTCTGGTGCTGGAGAACAAGGTGCCCATGGTCTTCCGCGAGTCCTGCGAGAACGCCCCGGCGGCCACCCCCGGCTGCTGA
- a CDS encoding NAD(P)/FAD-dependent oxidoreductase has translation MANGTGKRTVVVIGGGYGGSAVAKALDEETDVVLVDPKDAFVHAAGSLRALVRPDWAENIFFPYDTLLKRGTVRRERAVAVDPGGVTLAGGERVDADYLVLASGSDYPFPAKADTDLAGEALARIREAHQELAGAGRVLITGAGPVGLELSGEIKAVWPEKHVVITDPADELLPGFLPEVREELLRQLDALGVELRLSTALTGEPAAVPGRLDPFAVATDGGERIEADIWFRCYGVRSNGDYLADGRVAERDAQGRVPVDERLNVTGHQHIYALGDLTDLAEAKMAGYAMKHAEVVAANILAQVRGEERAAVYLPSPVPSALLPLGPGGGVGQVPSPGGPVLLSAEEVSAYKGKDLFTGRFAELFGIVR, from the coding sequence ATGGCAAACGGAACAGGTAAGCGCACCGTCGTCGTCATCGGCGGCGGATACGGCGGCTCGGCCGTCGCGAAGGCGCTCGACGAGGAAACCGATGTGGTGCTGGTCGACCCGAAGGACGCATTCGTCCACGCGGCGGGCTCCCTGCGGGCACTGGTCAGGCCGGACTGGGCGGAGAACATCTTCTTTCCGTACGACACCCTGCTGAAGCGAGGCACGGTCCGCCGCGAGCGGGCCGTCGCCGTGGACCCCGGCGGGGTCACCCTGGCCGGCGGCGAGCGCGTCGACGCGGACTACCTGGTGCTCGCCTCCGGGTCCGACTACCCCTTCCCGGCCAAGGCCGACACCGACCTGGCGGGCGAGGCGCTGGCCCGGATCAGGGAGGCGCACCAGGAGCTGGCCGGGGCCGGGCGGGTCCTGATCACCGGCGCCGGACCGGTCGGCCTCGAACTCTCCGGCGAGATCAAGGCGGTCTGGCCCGAGAAGCACGTGGTCATCACGGACCCGGCCGATGAGCTGCTGCCGGGCTTCCTGCCCGAGGTCCGTGAGGAGCTGCTGCGCCAGCTGGACGCGCTCGGCGTGGAGCTGCGGCTCTCCACCGCGCTCACCGGCGAACCGGCGGCCGTCCCCGGGCGGCTCGACCCGTTCGCGGTGGCCACCGACGGCGGCGAGCGCATCGAGGCCGACATCTGGTTCCGCTGCTACGGAGTGCGCTCCAACGGGGACTACCTCGCCGACGGCCGGGTCGCCGAGCGCGACGCGCAGGGCCGGGTCCCGGTGGACGAACGGCTCAACGTCACCGGTCACCAGCACATATACGCACTCGGCGACCTCACCGACCTGGCCGAGGCCAAGATGGCCGGGTACGCGATGAAGCACGCCGAGGTGGTCGCGGCCAACATCCTCGCCCAGGTGCGCGGCGAGGAGCGGGCGGCCGTCTACCTGCCGTCCCCGGTGCCGTCCGCGCTGCTCCCGCTCGGGCCCGGCGGCGGGGTGGGCCAGGTCCCCTCGCCGGGCGGGCCGGTGCTGCTGTCGGCGGAGGAGGTCAGCGCGTACAAGGGCAAGGACCTGTTCACCGGGCGCTTCGCGGAGCTCTTCGGCATCGTGCGCTGA
- a CDS encoding globin: MTEIPRDTVQELTFYEQVGGEETFRRLVHRFYQGVAEDPLLRPMYPEEDLGPAEERFALFLMQYWGGPRTYSDRRGHPRLRMRHAPFRVDRAAHDAWLHHMRVALDELGLAPEHERQLWDYLTYAAASMVNTDG; this comes from the coding sequence GTGACTGAGATTCCGCGCGACACGGTGCAGGAGCTGACCTTCTACGAGCAGGTCGGCGGCGAGGAGACCTTCAGGCGCCTGGTCCACCGCTTCTACCAGGGCGTCGCCGAGGACCCGCTGCTGCGGCCGATGTACCCGGAGGAGGACCTCGGTCCTGCCGAGGAACGGTTCGCGCTGTTCCTCATGCAGTACTGGGGCGGACCGCGCACCTACAGCGACCGGCGCGGGCACCCCCGCCTGCGGATGCGGCACGCGCCCTTCCGGGTGGACCGCGCCGCGCACGACGCCTGGCTGCACCACATGCGCGTCGCGCTGGACGAGCTGGGTCTCGCCCCGGAGCACGAGCGCCAGCTCTGGGACTACCTCACCTACGCGGCCGCCTCGATGGTGAACACCGACGGCTGA